The following proteins are encoded in a genomic region of Micromonospora olivasterospora:
- a CDS encoding signal peptidase I, which produces MDDSVYVGKAGPDGAAEGGWLLGHFRLPGDPRHSTDVEVKWGVHPPGEARSRWATGERRTALLVLVSGRFRVELPDRTVVLSEPGDYVVWGRDVDHSWYAERESVVLTVRWPSVPGYRVAPPVRR; this is translated from the coding sequence ATGGACGACAGCGTGTACGTGGGCAAGGCCGGGCCGGACGGTGCGGCCGAGGGCGGCTGGCTGCTCGGGCACTTCCGGCTGCCCGGCGACCCCCGGCACAGCACGGACGTCGAGGTGAAGTGGGGCGTGCACCCGCCGGGGGAGGCCCGCTCGCGGTGGGCGACCGGCGAGCGGCGTACGGCGCTGCTGGTGCTGGTCAGCGGCAGGTTCCGCGTCGAGTTGCCGGACCGCACGGTGGTGCTGTCCGAGCCGGGCGACTACGTGGTGTGGGGCCGGGACGTGGACCACTCCTGGTACGCCGAGCGCGAGTCCGTGGTGCTGACCGTGCGCTGGCCGTCGGTGCCCGGCTACCGGGTGGCGCCGCCGGTCCGCCGCTGA
- a CDS encoding cysteine dioxygenase yields the protein MHTSRRPEADLLAVAARYAADPTGWPVPVRFDPEQRWYARLATGPDHEVWALSWLPGQGTDLHDHGGASGAFLVVAGVLTEETVGGGRLRPRRLVTGAGRRFGPAHVHVVTNRDDQPAVSVHVYRPALRRMTRYQLEDGLLRAAEVAEAGVAW from the coding sequence ATGCACACCAGCCGCCGCCCCGAGGCCGACCTGCTCGCCGTCGCCGCCCGGTACGCCGCCGACCCCACCGGCTGGCCGGTGCCGGTGCGCTTCGACCCCGAGCAGCGGTGGTACGCGCGCCTGGCCACCGGCCCCGACCACGAGGTGTGGGCGCTGAGCTGGCTGCCCGGCCAGGGCACCGACCTGCACGACCACGGCGGCGCCTCCGGGGCGTTCCTGGTCGTCGCAGGCGTCCTCACCGAGGAGACGGTCGGCGGCGGCCGGCTGCGCCCGCGCCGGCTCGTCACCGGTGCCGGCCGGCGGTTCGGCCCCGCCCACGTGCACGTGGTGACCAACCGCGACGACCAGCCCGCGGTCAGCGTGCACGTCTACCGGCCCGCCCTGCGCCGGATGACCCGCTACCAGCTCGAGGACGGGCTGCTGCGGGCCGCCGAGGTGGCCGAGGCCGGCGTCGCCTGGTGA
- a CDS encoding rhodanese-like domain-containing protein, producing the protein MPHLSAPTQACPAPVPPPGSRGIDEILAAARSRLRRLDPEEAHLAYRGGALLVDIRPAAQRAAHGTVPGALAVERNVLEWRFDPRCPSRLPEAVDYDLRVVILCQEGYTSSLAAAALQDLGLHHATDVVGGFAAWRITGLPTLGPTPPLRPSPVAPPVTAGSARH; encoded by the coding sequence ATGCCGCACCTTTCCGCTCCCACCCAGGCGTGTCCCGCGCCGGTGCCGCCGCCCGGCTCCCGCGGGATCGACGAGATCCTCGCCGCGGCCCGGTCCCGGCTGCGCCGGCTCGATCCGGAGGAGGCGCACCTGGCGTACCGCGGCGGCGCGCTGCTGGTCGACATCCGGCCGGCCGCGCAGCGTGCCGCGCACGGCACGGTGCCCGGCGCCCTCGCCGTCGAGCGCAACGTGCTGGAGTGGCGGTTCGACCCGCGCTGCCCGTCCCGCCTCCCGGAGGCCGTCGACTACGACCTGCGGGTGGTGATCCTCTGCCAGGAGGGCTACACCTCCTCCCTCGCCGCCGCGGCGCTACAGGACCTCGGGCTGCACCACGCCACCGACGTGGTCGGCGGCTTCGCCGCCTGGCGCATCACCGGCCTGCCCACCCTCGGCCCCACGCCCCCGCTGCGACCCTCGCCTGTCGCGCCGCCGGTGACCGCCGGCTCGGCGCGCCACTGA
- a CDS encoding winged helix-turn-helix domain-containing protein, translating to MSVVAISPRPEPAGRAERSPQGRPDRAPVCRADRVPPRHPRSAPTLTVTVELTPGALTPRLARLVELLRELAESGEGRLLTGPAEPQSPGGSWPGPAEGPPGAAVGVVGSPVGAAPAAPRPLAVVPPPEDPSEVRILAASRVVRQGRRVIPLTRIEFDLLLFLAQHPRRVFTRVQLLSNVWGYEHAVARTVDVHVRRLRAKLDATPVVTTVYGIGYRLADEARISVDPDR from the coding sequence ATGTCCGTCGTCGCCATCTCTCCCCGTCCCGAGCCGGCAGGCCGGGCCGAGCGTTCCCCGCAGGGCCGCCCCGACCGCGCGCCGGTGTGCCGCGCCGACCGCGTCCCGCCGCGTCACCCCCGGTCCGCGCCGACGCTGACCGTCACCGTCGAGCTCACGCCCGGCGCTCTGACACCCCGGCTCGCCCGGCTCGTCGAGCTGCTGCGGGAACTCGCCGAGTCGGGGGAGGGTCGGCTGCTGACCGGCCCGGCGGAACCGCAGAGCCCGGGTGGGTCGTGGCCCGGCCCCGCCGAGGGGCCGCCGGGCGCGGCGGTAGGGGTGGTCGGGTCGCCCGTCGGGGCGGCTCCGGCAGCGCCCCGGCCCCTCGCCGTCGTCCCGCCGCCGGAGGACCCGAGCGAGGTACGCATCCTGGCCGCGTCCCGGGTGGTCCGGCAGGGCCGCCGCGTGATCCCGCTGACCCGCATCGAGTTCGACCTGCTGCTCTTCCTGGCGCAGCACCCCCGGCGGGTGTTCACCCGGGTCCAACTGCTCTCCAACGTGTGGGGCTACGAGCACGCGGTGGCCCGCACCGTGGACGTACACGTGCGCCGGCTGCGGGCCAAGCTCGACGCCACGCCGGTGGTCACCACCGTGTACGGCATCGGCTACCGGCTCGCCGACGAGGCCCGGATCAGCGTGGACCCGGACCGCTGA
- a CDS encoding winged helix-turn-helix domain-containing protein, producing the protein MSVSPASSRAGWHTSQPSVPGRPPGGQRRPTNSPAPVLTVTLTIPLAGEEPLTPAARRLLDAAREMLERGEGEGVVSTGTQVPAGRTPPRPVAPPVPTLHILASSRSVLRDGEPLPLTRLEFDLLLHLVAHPRRVFTRLQLLNAVWGYEHAGVRTVDVHVRRLRGKVGVEVPLVTTVYGVGYRLADEARVTIDRSG; encoded by the coding sequence ATGTCGGTCAGCCCCGCCTCGTCGCGCGCCGGATGGCATACGTCCCAGCCTTCGGTCCCCGGTCGTCCCCCGGGTGGCCAGCGCCGCCCCACCAACAGCCCGGCCCCCGTGCTCACCGTGACGCTCACCATCCCGTTGGCCGGCGAGGAGCCGTTGACACCCGCCGCGCGCCGGCTGCTCGACGCGGCCCGGGAGATGCTGGAGCGGGGCGAGGGCGAGGGCGTCGTGTCGACCGGCACGCAGGTGCCCGCCGGGCGCACCCCGCCCCGGCCGGTGGCCCCGCCGGTGCCCACGCTGCACATCCTCGCGTCGTCCCGGTCGGTGCTGCGCGACGGCGAGCCGCTGCCGCTGACCCGGCTGGAGTTCGACCTCCTGCTGCACCTCGTCGCCCACCCCCGGCGGGTGTTCACCCGGCTGCAACTGCTCAACGCCGTCTGGGGGTACGAGCACGCCGGGGTGCGCACCGTCGACGTGCACGTACGCCGGCTGCGCGGCAAGGTCGGGGTGGAGGTCCCCCTGGTCACCACGGTGTACGGCGTCGGCTACCGGCTCGCCGACGAAGCCCGGGTGACCATCGACCGCAGCGGCTGA
- a CDS encoding uridine kinase, which yields MRVRPISPDRLVTELADRLAVTRTPGRLRVAVDGAPAAAPDALADALVAPLRALGRPVLHVRAEDFLRPASVRLERGRTNPDAYYEGWVDEPGLRREVLDPAGPGGSGRLLPTLWDARTDRASRAEYVTLPPEGVVLVSGPLLLGAGLPFDVAVHLDLSAAALARRTDPGLRWTLPAFARYADEVAPAAFADVVVRADDPRHPALVEPDGPG from the coding sequence GTGCGCGTACGACCCATCTCGCCCGACCGACTCGTCACCGAACTGGCCGACCGGCTGGCCGTCACCCGCACCCCGGGGCGGCTGCGGGTGGCGGTCGACGGCGCGCCCGCCGCCGCCCCCGACGCGCTGGCCGACGCGCTGGTCGCCCCGCTGCGGGCGCTGGGCCGGCCCGTGCTGCACGTGCGGGCCGAGGACTTCCTGCGGCCGGCATCGGTCCGCCTGGAGCGCGGCCGGACCAACCCCGACGCCTACTACGAGGGCTGGGTCGACGAGCCGGGACTGCGCCGGGAGGTGCTCGACCCGGCCGGGCCGGGCGGCTCGGGGCGGCTGCTGCCGACCCTGTGGGACGCGCGCACCGACCGGGCCAGCCGGGCGGAGTACGTCACCCTCCCGCCCGAGGGCGTCGTGCTCGTCAGCGGGCCGCTGCTGCTCGGCGCCGGGCTGCCCTTCGACGTCGCCGTGCACCTGGACCTCTCCGCGGCCGCCCTGGCCCGGCGCACCGACCCCGGCCTGCGCTGGACCCTGCCGGCCTTCGCCCGGTACGCCGACGAGGTGGCCCCCGCGGCCTTCGCCGACGTCGTGGTACGCGCCGACGACCCGCGCCACCCGGCGCTGGTGGAGCCGGACGGCCCGGGCTGA
- a CDS encoding TraR/DksA family transcriptional regulator gives MLVHDTVDTGRSQAETDQIRSALRARYDELTAEYEQAVLQSQVLRLVEVGDTAGDDQADSGTKTAERDTAQSLLRTILDRRAQFEHALTRLEEGTYGYCEGCSGPIPVERLEIFPSATSCVSCKQNRERRAA, from the coding sequence ATGCTCGTCCACGACACGGTTGACACCGGCCGATCGCAGGCGGAGACCGACCAGATCCGGTCGGCCCTGCGGGCGCGCTACGACGAGCTCACCGCGGAGTACGAGCAGGCGGTGCTGCAGAGCCAGGTGCTGCGGCTGGTCGAGGTCGGCGACACCGCCGGCGACGACCAGGCAGACAGCGGCACCAAGACCGCCGAGCGGGACACCGCGCAGTCCCTGCTGCGCACCATCCTCGACCGCCGGGCCCAGTTCGAGCACGCCCTGACCCGGCTGGAGGAGGGCACCTACGGCTACTGCGAGGGCTGCTCGGGGCCGATCCCGGTGGAGCGGCTGGAGATCTTTCCATCCGCCACGTCCTGTGTGTCCTGCAAGCAGAACCGGGAGCGGCGGGCGGCCTGA
- a CDS encoding DUF72 domain-containing protein — protein sequence MGEIKVGTASWTDRTLLDSGWYPPTADTPEQRLSWYARQFPLVEVDATYYSPPAERTARLWVDRTPPGFTFNVKAFSLLTGHPTRVAALYKDLRPDTDKRNVYPDDLPAQAYEEVWTRFLSALDPLVEAGRLGALLFQFPPWFTIRRDNKQYLLEVAGRCAPLRPAFEFRHASWFDGANREETLDFLRRHELAYVCVDMPQGHRSSVPPVLEATADLAVVRFHGHSDRWTSRDIHEKFGYDYSERELADWAPKLRELADRAGRTHVLMNNCYRDYAQRNGQRLQSLLGEEVTRTG from the coding sequence ATGGGTGAGATCAAGGTGGGCACCGCGTCCTGGACCGACCGGACCCTGCTGGACTCCGGCTGGTATCCGCCGACCGCGGACACGCCGGAGCAGCGACTGTCCTGGTACGCCCGGCAGTTCCCGCTGGTCGAGGTGGACGCCACCTACTACTCGCCGCCCGCCGAGCGCACCGCCCGGCTGTGGGTGGACCGCACACCGCCCGGATTCACCTTCAACGTCAAGGCGTTCAGCCTGCTCACCGGCCACCCCACGCGGGTGGCCGCGCTGTACAAGGACCTGCGGCCGGACACCGACAAGCGCAACGTCTACCCCGACGACCTACCCGCGCAGGCGTACGAGGAGGTGTGGACGCGTTTCCTCTCGGCGCTGGACCCGCTGGTCGAGGCGGGCCGGCTCGGCGCCCTGCTGTTCCAGTTCCCGCCCTGGTTCACCATCCGGCGCGACAACAAGCAGTACCTGCTCGAGGTCGCCGGGCGCTGCGCGCCGCTGCGGCCGGCCTTCGAGTTCCGGCACGCCTCCTGGTTCGACGGGGCCAACCGGGAGGAGACCCTGGACTTCCTGCGCCGCCACGAACTGGCGTACGTCTGCGTGGACATGCCCCAGGGCCATCGCTCGTCCGTGCCGCCCGTGCTGGAGGCCACCGCCGACCTCGCGGTGGTCCGCTTCCACGGGCACAGCGACAGGTGGACGAGCCGGGACATCCACGAGAAGTTCGGCTACGACTACTCGGAGCGGGAGCTGGCCGACTGGGCGCCGAAGCTGCGCGAGCTGGCCGACCGGGCCGGCCGGACCCACGTCCTCATGAACAACTGCTACCGCGACTACGCCCAGCGCAACGGGCAGCGCCTCCAGTCCCTCCTCGGTGAGGAAGTCACCCGCACCGGGTGA
- a CDS encoding DUF2267 domain-containing protein, with protein MAEQLESAVESSIQKTNLILKDIEAAYGWPKSQRNQSYCALRTVLHLLRDRMPVQESVEFAAQLPVLVRGIYFDGWQPMDVPVKLNRDDFLFEVRQRFPYDVEGGTERVVQVVLDALSRHVTPGQMNDVKDNMPRDLAKIFP; from the coding sequence ATGGCTGAGCAGCTGGAATCCGCGGTGGAGTCCTCGATCCAGAAGACGAACCTGATCCTCAAGGACATCGAGGCCGCCTACGGCTGGCCCAAGTCGCAACGCAACCAGTCCTACTGCGCGCTGCGCACGGTGCTGCACCTGCTGCGGGACCGGATGCCGGTGCAGGAGAGCGTGGAGTTCGCCGCGCAGCTGCCGGTGCTGGTGCGGGGGATCTACTTCGACGGCTGGCAGCCGATGGACGTGCCGGTCAAGCTGAACCGGGACGACTTCCTGTTCGAGGTGCGGCAGCGCTTTCCGTACGACGTCGAGGGTGGCACCGAGCGCGTCGTGCAGGTGGTGCTGGACGCCCTGAGCCGGCACGTCACCCCGGGCCAGATGAACGACGTGAAGGACAACATGCCCCGGGACCTGGCGAAGATCTTTCCCTGA
- a CDS encoding cupin domain-containing protein, with amino-acid sequence MTSTQPPGGPVRPAVSSAATEALARCVAVEPAKFAAAHWGRTPLLSRAAELPNPAGFTDLFSPADADELLSRRGLRTPFLRVAQDGQLVPAARYTGGGGAGAEIADQVLDERVLELYASGATLVLQGLHRTWPALVDLARDLGAALAQPVQVNAYLTPAGNQGFATHYDTHDVFVLQVDGRKHWRIHPPVLPDPLERQPWGGLADEVSATADGPAALDVVLEPGDALYLPRGWLHSAQAQESSSLHLTVGVRALTRYAIVEELLALAAGDPRLRAGLPFGTDVADPDAIEPELTETVEALRDWLLRADPAAVAARLRARAWPAARPAPIRPLAQAAALSTLDVDTRLTARPGLRWRLEPQGPDRVALRLFDRTITLPTRCGPAVRALLTGAVTRVGDLPGLDDDADRVVLARRLLREAVAVPAEG; translated from the coding sequence GTGACGAGCACCCAGCCGCCGGGCGGCCCCGTCCGCCCGGCGGTGTCGTCCGCCGCCACGGAGGCCCTCGCACGCTGCGTCGCGGTCGAGCCCGCGAAGTTCGCCGCCGCCCACTGGGGACGCACCCCGCTGCTGTCCCGCGCCGCGGAACTGCCCAACCCCGCCGGCTTCACCGACCTGTTCAGCCCCGCCGACGCCGACGAGCTGCTCAGCCGCCGCGGCCTGCGTACCCCGTTCCTGCGGGTGGCCCAGGACGGCCAGCTCGTGCCGGCGGCGCGGTACACCGGCGGTGGCGGTGCCGGCGCCGAGATCGCCGACCAGGTCCTCGACGAGCGGGTCCTGGAGCTGTACGCCTCCGGCGCCACCCTCGTGCTGCAGGGACTGCACCGCACCTGGCCCGCCCTGGTCGACCTCGCCCGGGACCTCGGCGCCGCCCTCGCGCAGCCCGTTCAGGTCAACGCCTACCTGACCCCGGCCGGCAACCAGGGCTTCGCCACCCACTACGACACCCACGACGTCTTCGTGCTCCAGGTCGACGGCCGCAAGCACTGGCGCATCCACCCCCCGGTGCTGCCCGACCCCCTGGAACGGCAGCCCTGGGGCGGGCTGGCCGACGAGGTCTCCGCCACCGCCGACGGACCGGCCGCGCTCGACGTCGTCCTCGAACCGGGCGACGCCCTCTACCTGCCGCGGGGCTGGCTGCACAGCGCCCAGGCCCAGGAGTCCAGCTCGCTGCACCTGACCGTCGGCGTCCGCGCGCTGACCCGGTACGCCATCGTCGAGGAACTGCTGGCCCTCGCCGCCGGGGACCCGCGGCTGCGCGCCGGGCTGCCGTTCGGCACCGACGTCGCCGACCCCGACGCGATCGAGCCGGAGCTGACCGAAACCGTGGAGGCGCTGCGTGACTGGCTGCTGCGCGCCGACCCCGCCGCGGTCGCCGCGCGGCTGCGGGCCCGGGCCTGGCCGGCGGCCCGGCCCGCGCCGATCCGGCCCCTCGCGCAGGCCGCCGCCCTGTCCACCCTCGACGTCGACACCCGGCTCACCGCCCGCCCCGGGCTGCGCTGGCGGCTCGAACCGCAGGGGCCCGACCGGGTCGCGCTGCGCCTGTTCGACCGTACGATCACCCTGCCCACCCGGTGCGGGCCGGCGGTACGCGCGCTGCTGACCGGCGCGGTCACCCGGGTCGGCGACCTGCCCGGCCTCGACGACGACGCCGACCGGGTGGTGCTGGCCCGCCGCCTGCTCCGCGAGGCCGTCGCCGTTCCCGCCGAGGGCTAG
- a CDS encoding FtsK/SpoIIIE domain-containing protein — protein sequence MADRRAQLVTRVRGMLSDAMGATRSRLADAEAESAAARDRLARVRRAAAAVPERVGAERDRRLAEIDARHASRIAELARRAVEAARREAPGAASADWAEWRAAPAGRGEPPGAVRVGMVRVPGAEPVPALVPLLDAGHVHLSGAEADGGAALVPALLLRSLGRADAGTVRLFGYDPEHLGGGLAGFAPLGTAGLLTFVGPGGLGRLLDDLVEQIRRINETVLAGEYRSLRELAAATGRRPEPWRVAVLLGGDELSRHERGQLDRVVRTGAACGVHLVVRGVPVPDDPTVTRIAVEPDGARVGGPSGLPVALDPPPPPALVTETCRQLAARVNAGPPPAPFTDLLPPPELMWREDSSGGLTAPIGEGPHGRPVLLTLGDYPPHALIGGPSGTGKTNLIFAWIGALASRYSPAELEFYLLDFKEGVSFARFAQGRRDPSWLPHMRLVGINVNTDREFGLALLRFLAEELRRRADAAKKHEVTKLAELRAVDPTGHWPRIVAVVDEFQALLAGRDVVAREAADLLEDLARRGRSQGIHLVLASQDVRGIEALWGRPALVAQFTLRIALPKALRILAERNDAAQSLPRHHAVVNAESGLVEGNQVARIPSASDWEAWSELQHRLWRMRPQDAKPARLFDGDAIPRLADAPDFRALTPPDGGGPPRSPVALLGEIIDVQARSAALRLPRAPGRNLAVLGTRVDEACAVLDAAARSLARQHPPGTARFSLACLDPDADPAARELYADLADDAAWYDEETVGELMAETAAGLDRPGASGVPHYLLLYAVDAAAGRLAARAGARTGLEHLRRILHDGPERRTHVLAWWRGVARMRVDLGGPAARTDQIGAWVALDVQGAELGSSLYPGTGGPDWYPRPWRGLFFDRAVHRTGQVIIPYGSTR from the coding sequence ATGGCTGACCGGCGCGCCCAACTGGTGACCCGGGTGCGGGGAATGCTCTCCGACGCGATGGGCGCCACCCGGAGCCGGCTGGCCGACGCCGAGGCCGAGTCGGCCGCCGCACGGGACCGGCTGGCCCGCGTCCGCCGGGCGGCGGCGGCCGTACCGGAGCGGGTGGGGGCCGAGCGGGACCGGCGGCTGGCCGAGATCGACGCCCGGCACGCCAGCCGGATCGCCGAGCTGGCCCGCCGGGCCGTCGAGGCGGCCCGCCGGGAGGCGCCCGGCGCGGCGTCGGCGGACTGGGCGGAGTGGCGGGCCGCGCCGGCCGGTCGGGGCGAGCCGCCCGGAGCCGTACGGGTCGGCATGGTCCGCGTTCCCGGCGCGGAGCCGGTGCCGGCGCTCGTGCCCCTGCTCGACGCCGGCCACGTGCACCTGTCCGGGGCCGAGGCCGACGGCGGCGCCGCGCTGGTGCCGGCCCTGCTGCTGCGCAGCCTCGGCCGGGCCGACGCGGGCACCGTGCGGCTGTTCGGGTACGACCCGGAGCACCTCGGCGGCGGGCTGGCCGGGTTCGCGCCGCTCGGCACGGCCGGGCTGCTGACCTTCGTGGGGCCGGGCGGGCTGGGCCGGCTGCTGGACGACCTGGTGGAGCAGATCCGCCGGATCAACGAGACGGTCCTCGCCGGCGAGTACCGCTCCCTGCGGGAACTGGCCGCCGCCACGGGCCGCCGCCCCGAGCCGTGGCGGGTGGCCGTGCTGCTCGGCGGCGACGAGCTGTCCCGCCACGAACGCGGCCAACTCGACCGGGTGGTACGCACGGGCGCGGCGTGCGGCGTGCACCTGGTCGTACGCGGCGTGCCCGTGCCCGACGACCCGACGGTGACCCGGATCGCGGTGGAGCCCGACGGGGCCCGTGTCGGCGGCCCGTCCGGCCTGCCGGTGGCCCTGGACCCGCCGCCCCCGCCCGCGCTGGTCACCGAGACGTGCCGGCAGCTCGCCGCCCGGGTCAACGCCGGACCTCCGCCGGCACCGTTCACGGATCTGCTCCCCCCGCCGGAGCTGATGTGGCGGGAGGACTCGTCCGGCGGCCTGACCGCGCCGATCGGCGAGGGCCCGCACGGCCGGCCCGTCCTGCTCACCCTGGGCGACTACCCGCCGCACGCGCTGATCGGCGGCCCGTCCGGCACCGGCAAGACCAACCTGATCTTCGCCTGGATCGGCGCGCTGGCCTCCCGCTACTCCCCGGCGGAGCTGGAGTTCTACCTGCTCGACTTCAAGGAGGGGGTCTCCTTCGCCCGGTTCGCGCAGGGCCGGCGGGACCCGAGCTGGCTGCCGCACATGCGGCTGGTCGGCATCAACGTCAACACCGACCGGGAGTTCGGCCTGGCCCTGCTGCGCTTCCTCGCCGAGGAGCTGCGCCGACGGGCCGACGCGGCGAAGAAGCACGAGGTGACCAAGCTCGCCGAGCTGCGGGCGGTCGACCCGACCGGGCACTGGCCGCGGATCGTCGCCGTGGTGGACGAGTTCCAGGCCCTGCTGGCGGGCCGGGACGTGGTGGCCCGGGAGGCCGCCGACCTGCTGGAGGACCTGGCGCGGCGGGGCCGCTCGCAGGGCATCCACCTGGTGCTGGCGTCGCAGGACGTCCGCGGCATCGAGGCGCTGTGGGGGCGGCCCGCCCTGGTCGCCCAGTTCACCCTGCGGATCGCGCTGCCCAAGGCGCTGCGCATCCTCGCCGAGCGCAACGACGCGGCCCAGTCGCTGCCGCGCCACCACGCGGTGGTCAACGCCGAGTCCGGCCTCGTCGAGGGCAACCAGGTGGCCCGGATTCCGTCGGCCAGCGACTGGGAGGCCTGGAGCGAGCTGCAGCACCGGCTGTGGCGGATGCGCCCGCAGGACGCGAAGCCGGCCCGCCTCTTCGACGGCGACGCCATCCCCCGGCTGGCCGACGCCCCGGATTTCCGGGCGCTGACCCCGCCCGACGGCGGCGGGCCGCCGCGCAGCCCGGTGGCGCTGCTCGGGGAGATCATCGACGTGCAGGCCCGCTCGGCGGCGCTGCGGCTGCCCCGGGCGCCCGGGCGGAACCTGGCCGTGCTCGGCACCCGCGTCGACGAGGCGTGCGCCGTGCTGGACGCCGCCGCCCGGTCCCTGGCCCGCCAGCACCCGCCCGGCACCGCCCGGTTCTCCCTCGCCTGCCTCGACCCGGACGCCGATCCGGCCGCCCGGGAGCTCTACGCCGACCTCGCCGACGACGCGGCGTGGTACGACGAGGAGACGGTCGGCGAGCTGATGGCCGAGACCGCGGCGGGACTGGACCGCCCCGGCGCCTCGGGCGTCCCGCACTACCTGCTGCTGTACGCCGTCGACGCGGCGGCCGGCCGGCTGGCGGCGCGCGCCGGTGCGCGTACCGGGCTGGAGCACCTGCGGCGGATCCTGCACGACGGGCCGGAGCGGCGTACGCACGTGCTGGCCTGGTGGCGGGGCGTGGCCCGGATGCGCGTGGACCTCGGCGGGCCGGCCGCCCGCACCGACCAGATCGGGGCGTGGGTGGCGCTGGACGTGCAGGGCGCCGAGCTGGGCTCGTCGCTCTACCCGGGCACGGGCGGCCCGGACTGGTACCCACGCCCGTGGCGCGGGCTCTTCTTCGACCGGGCGGTGCACCGCACCGGCCAGGTGATCATCCCCTACGGATCGACGCGGTGA